The proteins below are encoded in one region of Coffea arabica cultivar ET-39 chromosome 4c, Coffea Arabica ET-39 HiFi, whole genome shotgun sequence:
- the LOC113740223 gene encoding zinc finger protein BRUTUS-like, with amino-acid sequence MAAQGGEGGGGGVAVVLCGGAVSNALDSLSPAPAPDDGGTVEENSEQNSNSPILFFLFFHKAIRLELDCLHRSALAFATGKLVDIQSLVERYHFLRSIYKHHSNAEDEVIFPALDIRVKNVAPTYSLEHKGESDLFDHLFELLNPNKQKNENFARELASCSGALQTSIGQHMSKEEEQVFPLLIEKFSVEEQASLVWQFLCSIPVDKLKEFLPWLSFSISPDENEEMQKCLCRIIPREILLQQVIFSWIKHREPTTTVTSNSVSPQIQRSLYSCASKASHEHSGGKKCVCIPSRTGKRKHTVAVNDASDLDGDHPINEILHWHNAIKQELEDIADEARKIELCGDFSDLTSFYERLQFIAEVCIFHSVAEDKVIFPAVDGGVSFFEEHAEEESQFNELRCLIENIQNSGANSASAADFFTKLCSQADLIIETIKRHFQNEETEVLPLARMHFSFKRQRDLLYQSLSLMPLKLIERVLPWLVGYLTEDEARNFLKNMQLAAPPPDAALVTLYSGWACKGQHKGICLSSNVTGCLVRRYTNLDIEENYIRGSCPCTNVFQSERPVKRNLPIPSTEETLCGNSVDENSLHSAGNEQSCCVPGLGVNGNNLRLNTISTPKSFCPLSFSSSAPSLNSSLFIWETDNSSPGVDRIVHPIDTIFKFHKAILKDLEYLDVESGKLSYCDVTTLQQFVGRFQLLWGLYRAHSNAEDEIVFPALESKEALHNVSHSYTLDHKQEEELFEDISCVLCDLSELHEGMNRNSKIEDLNLTSLDNSVYGEDCWRKYTELATKLQGMCKSIRVSLHQHIYREELELWPLFGKHFSVEEQDKIVGRIIGTTGAEVLQSMLPWVTSALTQDEQNNLMDTLKQATRNTMFSEWLNDCYKRTPELSGQPDKSDSSSSSTGTQSQETLDQGDQMFKPGWKDIFRMNQTELESEIRKVHRDSTLDPRRKAYLIQNLMTSRWIASQQKSQVSMDENSVSDETLGLSPSFRDTHKQVFGCEHYKRNCKLRAACCGKLFTCRYCHDEVSDHSMERKATVEMMCMVCQKIQPIGPVCSTPSCNGFSMAKYYCSICKFFDDERDVYHCPSCNLCRLGKGLGVDVFHCMKCNCCLAMKLEDHKCLEKALETNCPICCEFLFTSSATVRCLPCGHYMHSACFQAYARSNYICPICSKSMGDMAVYFGMLDALLANEVLPDEYRSHQQDILCNDCQRKGTAQFHWLYHKCGFCGSYNTRVIKAASANFECSTSNHEVEPS; translated from the exons ATGGCCGCGCAGGGAGGAGAGGGAGGTGGAGGTGGAGTGGCGGTGGTGTTGTGTGGCGGAGCGGTTAGCAATGCGTTGGACTCGCTGTCTCCAGCTCCGGCGCCCGATGATGGAGGAACTGTGGAGGAAAATTCTGAGCAGAATTCGAATTCACCGATCctgttttttctattttttcataAGGCAATTAGGTTGGAGCTGGACTGTCTGCACCGCTCGGCGTTGGCGTTTGCGACTGGGAAATTGGTTGATATACAGTCGCTGGTGGAGCGGTACCATTTTCTTAGGTCAATTTATAAGCATCACTCGAATGCTGAAGATGAG GTCATTTTTCCAGCTCTTGATATACGTGTGAAGAATGTAGCCCCAACATACTCCCTGGAGCACAAAGGTGAAAGTGACCTTTTTGATCACTTGTTTGAGCTGCTAAATCCTAACAAACAGAAAAATGAGAATTTTGCAAGGGAGTTAGCATCTTGCAGTGGAGCACTCCAAACATCAATTGGCCAGCATATGTCCAAGGAAGAGGAACAG GTCTTTCCTCTGCTCATAGAAAAGTTCTCAGTTGAAGAGCAGGCATCCCTGGTTTGGCAGTTTTTGTGTAGCATTCCAGTAGATAAGCTGAAAGAATTCCTTCCCTGGCTTTCCTTTTCTATTTCACCTGATGAGAATGAGGAGATGCAGAAGTGCTTGTGTAGGATTATTCCAAGGGAAATACTCCTTCAACAG GTAATTTTCTCATGGATAAAACATAGAGAACCCACCACTACTGTTACAAGCAATAGTGTCAGCCCTCAGATCCAACGCTCCTTATATTCTTGTGCTAGCAAAGCGAGTCACGAACATTCGGGGGGAAAAAAGTGTGTATGTATACCTTCAAGGACTGGCAAAAGAAAACATACAGTTGCTGTGAATGATGCATCTGATTTGGATGGTGATCATCCGATAAATGAAATATTGCATTGGCATAATGCTATTAAACAAGAGCTAGAAGACATTGCAGATGAGGCTAGGAAAATTGAGCTCtgtggagatttttctgatctGACATCATTCTATGAAAGACTACAGTTTATTGCTGAGGTTTGCATCTTTCACAG TGTTGCTGAGGACAAAGTAATATTCCCTGCTGTAGATGGAGGAGTCTCCTTTTTCGAGGAGCATGCTGAGGAAGAAAGCCAATTTAATGAGCTACGGTGCTTGATTGAAAATATTCAGAATTCAGGTGCCAATTCAGCTTCAGCTGCTGACTTTTTCACCAAGCTATGTTCCCAAGCTGATTTAATAATTGAAACCATCAAGAGACACTTCCAAAATGAGGAAACAGAG gTTCTTCCTCTTGCTCGaatgcatttttccttcaaaagaCAGAGGGATCTTTTGTACCAGAGCCTGAGTTTGATGCCATTAAAGTTGATTGAGCGTGTCTTGCCATGGTTGGTAGGATATTTGACTGAGGATGAAGCAAGGAATTTCCTGAAGAATATGCAATTGGCAG CACCACCACCTGATGCTGCTTTGGTTACTCTATACTCTGGTTGGGCATGTAAAGGTCAACATAAAGGCATATGCTTGTCCTCTAATGTCACTGGCTGCTTGGTGAGACGATATACTAACCTTGATATAGAAGAGAACTACATCCGAGGATCCTGTCCATGCACAAATGTTTTTCAGAGTGAACGACCAGTAAAAAGAAATCTCCCAATTCCTAGTACAGAGGAGACTTTGTGTGGAAATTCAGTAGATGAAAACTCTCTTCATTCAGCTGGTAATGAACAGTCCTGTTGTGTTCCAGGGTTGGGAGTTAATGGTAATAATTTGCGACTGAACACTATTTCTACCCCAAAGTCTTTTTGTCCGCTGTCCTTCAGTTCTTCTGCACCTTCTCTTAACTCCAGCCTTTTTATCTGGGAGACTGATAATAGCTCTCCTGGTGTTGACCGCATCGTGCATCCAATTGATACTATATTTAAGTTTCATAAAGCAATACTGAAAGATTTGGAGTATTTAGATGTTGAATCTGGTAAGCTTAGTTACTGTGACGTGACTACCCTTCAGCAGTTCGTTGGAAGGTTCCAACTACTTTGGGGTTTATATAGAGCACATAGTAATGCCGAGGATGAAATAGTGTTCCCAGCACTTGAATCTAAAGAGGCCCTCCATAATGTAAGTCACTCCTATACATTAGACCATAAGCAGGAGGAAGAATTATTTGAAGACATATCTTGCGTGCTGTGTGACCTATCAGAACTTCATGAAGGCATGAATAGAAATAGTAAGATTGAGGATCTTAACCTGACTTCCTTAGATAATTCTGTCTACGGTGAGGATTGCTGGAGAAAATACACTGAGCTGGCAACAAAACTTCAAGGCATGTGCAAATCAATCAGAGTCAGCCTGCATCAGCATATATATCGGGAAGAACTTGAGCTCTGGCCTCTGTTTGGCAAACATTTTTCCGTGGAGGAGCAGGACAAAATTGTTGGTCGGATAATTGGAACCACTGGTGCTGAAGTACTTCAGTCAATGCTGCCTTGGGTGACTTCTGCTCTAACACAGGATGAACAAAATAATCTGATGGACACACTGAAGCAGGCTACAAGAAACACAATGTTCAGTGAATGGCTTAATGATTGCTATAAAAGAACTCCTGAATTATCTGGGCAACCTGACAAATCAGATAGCAGCAGTTCTAGTACAG GTACTCAGTCTCAGGAAACCTTGGATCAGGGTGATCAGATGTTTAAACCAGGTTGGAAAGATATTTTCCGCATGAATCAAACTGAACTTGAATCAGAGATTAGAAAGGTGCACAGAGACTCCACTCTTGATCCCAGGAGAAAAGCATACCTGATTCAGAATCTTATGACTAG tcgttggatagcTTCTCAGCAGAAATCACAAGTATCAATGGATGAAAATTCAGTCAGTGACGAAACTCTTGGACTTTCACCTTCATTTCGGGATACACATAAACAAGTTTTTGGGTGTGAACACTATAAGAGAAACTGTAAACTCCGTGCTGCTTGCTGTGGGAAGTTGTTCACATGTAGATACTGTCATGATGAAGTGAGCGACCACTCCATGGAAAG GAAAGCAACAGTAGAGATGATGTGTATGGTTTGCCAGAAGATTCAACCAATTGGCCCAGTTTGCTCAACACCTTCATGCAATGGATTTTCCATGGCAAAATACTATTGCAGCATATGCAAATTTTTTGATGATGAAAG GGATGTTTATCATTGTCCATCTTGCAATTTATGCCGTCTTGGGAAGGGTCTTGGAGTTGACGTTTTTCACTGCATGAAATGCAATTGTTGTCTGGCTATGAAGTTGGAAGATCACAAGTGCTTGGAGAAGGCTCTGGAGACAAATTGCCCCATTTGCTGTGAATTTTTGTTCACTTCCAGCGCAACAGTTAGATGTCTACCTTGTGGTCATTACATGCATTCAGCATGCTTTCAG GCATATGCTCGCAGTAACTATATATGTCCAATATGCAGTAAATCCATGGGTGACATGGCG GTATACTTTGGCATGCTCGATGCTTTACTGGCCAATGAGGTGCTTCCAGACGAATATAGGAGCCATCAGCAG GATATCCTCTGTAACGATTGTCAGCGGAAAGGTACAGCTCAATTCCATTGGTTATATCACAAGTGTGGATTCTGTGGATCATATAATACAAGGGTCATCAAGGCTGCATCTGCAAATTTTGAATGCTCTACATCCAATCATGAGGTTGAACCCTCTTGA
- the LOC140004889 gene encoding uncharacterized protein isoform X1 — MDGAAERSLHNFMLHSQLKWGRQKHLRCVKSSHTSSSTSASPSPKKTPKGKLLPTISTMHSATIIASGRGDTTTDIEAVREKLVTDLKVTIDNHLKLRMFDDQEKDKKSHHKYRREGNKKPFEEGLPWNLRSRLAIGKAGHGVSNVGLSPAMRQSQKWNDGEASKSLGGLQRPKFSATLSKEEIETDFLLMTGANPPRRPKKRSRSLQKSLQKQLDRLFPGSWLNVITPENYKVLEHLEPKQADK; from the exons ATGGATGGTGCTGCGGAAAGAAGCCTTCATAACTTCATGTTACACTCTCAGCTCAAATGGGGTCGCCAAAAGCATCTCCGATGTGTCAAATCATCCCATACCTCCTCCTCTACCTCAGCCAGTCCCTCTCCAAAAAAAACCCCTAAAGGAAAACTTCTGCCAACCATTTCCACCATGCACTCAGCAACAATAATAGCAAGTGGAAGAGGGGACACAACCACCGACATTGAAGCCGTACGTGAGAAGCTGGTGACCGACCTCAAAGTCACGATAGATAATCACCTGAAACTGAGGATGTTCGATGATCAAGAGAAAGATAAAAAATCCCATCATAAGTATCGTCGGGAGGGTAACAAAAAACCCTTTGAGGAGGGATTGCCCTGGAACTTGCGAAGTCGTCTGGCTATCGGTAAGGCTGGGCATGGTGTGTCAAACGTAGGTTTGTCCCCCGCCATGCGGCAGTCACAGAAATGGAATGATGGGGAGGCTAGCAAGAGTTTAGGGGGGCTGCAAAGGCCAAAGTTCTCAGCCACTCTTTCAAAGGAAGAGATTGAGACCGACTTCTTGCTCATGACTGGGGCAAATCCACCTCGTAGGCCTAAGAAAAGGTCTAGGTCGCTTCAGAAGTCGCTTCAGAAACAGCTTGAT AGATTGTTTCCTGGTTCTTGGCTGAATGTGATAACACCAGAGAATTATAAAGTTCTGGAGCATCTTGAACCAAAG CAGGCCGACAAATGA
- the LOC140004889 gene encoding uncharacterized protein isoform X2 — protein sequence MDGAAERSLHNFMLHSQLKWGRQKHLRCVKSSHTSSSTSASPSPKKTPKGKLLPTISTMHSATIIASGRGDTTTDIEAVREKLVTDLKVTIDNHLKLRMFDDQEKDKKSHHKYRREGNKKPFEEGLPWNLRSRLAIGKAGHGVSNVGLSPAMRQSQKWNDGEASKSLGGLQRPKFSATLSKEEIETDFLLMTGANPPRRPKKRSRSLQKSLQKQLDQADK from the exons ATGGATGGTGCTGCGGAAAGAAGCCTTCATAACTTCATGTTACACTCTCAGCTCAAATGGGGTCGCCAAAAGCATCTCCGATGTGTCAAATCATCCCATACCTCCTCCTCTACCTCAGCCAGTCCCTCTCCAAAAAAAACCCCTAAAGGAAAACTTCTGCCAACCATTTCCACCATGCACTCAGCAACAATAATAGCAAGTGGAAGAGGGGACACAACCACCGACATTGAAGCCGTACGTGAGAAGCTGGTGACCGACCTCAAAGTCACGATAGATAATCACCTGAAACTGAGGATGTTCGATGATCAAGAGAAAGATAAAAAATCCCATCATAAGTATCGTCGGGAGGGTAACAAAAAACCCTTTGAGGAGGGATTGCCCTGGAACTTGCGAAGTCGTCTGGCTATCGGTAAGGCTGGGCATGGTGTGTCAAACGTAGGTTTGTCCCCCGCCATGCGGCAGTCACAGAAATGGAATGATGGGGAGGCTAGCAAGAGTTTAGGGGGGCTGCAAAGGCCAAAGTTCTCAGCCACTCTTTCAAAGGAAGAGATTGAGACCGACTTCTTGCTCATGACTGGGGCAAATCCACCTCGTAGGCCTAAGAAAAGGTCTAGGTCGCTTCAGAAGTCGCTTCAGAAACAGCTTGAT CAGGCCGACAAATGA
- the LOC113738624 gene encoding uncharacterized protein, with amino-acid sequence MAIDTSTENSSLNTSPRISFSHDLCQTDEAAAVEDKPYRLDSMLQLDSDSDDFAFCITSNSTGAHETSSAEELFSGGLIRPVQLQERFVHTPKNASKSKAQAHQVPSLPPLPFVPQANGGSKQEILQEKESTLTNIEPEQKNQSKSFWGIKRSSSLHCDNGHKKSSFWSLPLLSRSNSTGSVPNSKQGLRESQKQNASSKQQKNLMGISASASASSNATSAPSFYVYPLSQKPPLRKNYMGSNGNGIRISPVLNVPVPSSHISKGTANLLGLGSFFRNGKDKKMKK; translated from the coding sequence ATGGCAATTGATACGAGCACAGAGAATTCAAGCTTGAATACAAGTCCAAGAATTTCATTTTCTCATGATCTTTGCCAAACAGATGAGGCCGCGGCTGTCGAAGATAAACCTTATCGCCTAGATTCTATGCTACAGCTTGACTCAGACTCGGATGATTTTGCTTTCTGCATCACCAGCAATAGCACTGGGGCTCATGAAACTTCTTCAGCTGAGGAGCTTTTCTCAGGTGGCTTAATTCGCCCTGTTCAGCTCCAAGAAAGGTTTGTTCATACTCCAAAAAATGCTTCGAAATCTAAAGCTCAGGCTCACCAGGTGCCTTCTCTTCCACCTCTTCCGTTTGTTCCTCAGGCAAATGGAGGCTCAAAGCAAGAGATTTTGCAAGAAAAAGAATCCACCTTGACAAATATTGAACCAGAGCAGAAGAATCAGTCAAAATCTTTTTGGGGTATCAAGAGAAGTAGTAGCCTTCATTGTGACAATGGTCACAAAAAGAGCTCATTTTGGTCATTACCACTGTTGTCTAGGAGCAATTCAACTGGTTCTGTACCAAATTCAAAACAGGGCTTGAGGGAAAGTCAGAAACAGAATGCATCTTCCAAACAGCAGAAGAATCTTATGGGGATTTCCGCTTCCGCCTCTGCAAGTTCAAATGCAACATCAGCCCCTAGCTTTTATGTCTATCCATTGTCACAAAAACCTCCTCTCAGGAAGAATTATATGGGGTCTAATGGAAATGGGATCCGGATTAGCCCAGTGCTCAATGTGCCAGTTCCATCATCTCATATTTCCAAGGGAACTGCCAATCTCCTTGGTCTGGGGTCTTTTTTCCGAAACGGAAAAGATAAGAAGATGAAAAAATGA
- the LOC113739996 gene encoding AMSH-like ubiquitin thioesterase 1, with amino-acid sequence MLTRSSSSSSTAAVRINIASSARKLDVNNRIALGFYYRIADNVLKQANIFREEDNIIDLYIMLLRYSSLVSETIPCHRDYRAALQSDKIYLKKKLMNALAELEKLKPVVQRKLEDINQQQRGYQPQLNLSLVNHPGKQQNLNSYAMTKTSPYVARQCNHQAPSTQQWSLTKPVDEQFRQIRLSIPRPKEETLSRHSVFGPNGLNGQWQPPPSDTGVRYPSNIDFSPVEIPRTFADISRESNGQKPVHDGTSIKKHDNNLESEVSKLKPLDLESKDDKKDQVEEPDSLISFETMESPVQTKIIRQPSPPPVLAEIQDLIPSTSPAVVDRDCGLTSNADGVICAEAPLELHISTALMDSFMRLAKSNTDKNLETCGVLAGSLKNRRFSVTALIIPKQESTSDSCQTTNEEEIFEVQDKQSLFPLGWIHTHPTQSCFMSSIDVHTQYSYQIMLPEAIAIVMAPKDGLRTHGIFRLTTPGGMNVIRQCPRRGFHAHDPPSDGSPIYKQCTDVYMNPKQKFDVIDLR; translated from the exons ATGTTGACTCGGTCGTCGTCATCGTCGTCGACGGCGGCGGTGAGGATCAACATCGCCTCCAGTGCTCGGAAACTCGACGTCAACAATCGAATCGCTCTGGGATTCTATTATCGCATCGCCGATAATGTCCTCAAGCAG gcTAACATCTTTCGGGAAGAGGATAATATAATTGATTTGTACATTATGCTCCTAAGGTATTCAAG TTTGGTCTCTGAGACAATACCATGTCATCGTGATTATAGAGCAGCTCTGCAAAGTGACAAGATTTATTTGAAGAAG AAACTAATGAATGCCTTGGCTGAGCTTGAGAAACTTAAGCCAGTTGTTCAAAGGAAGCTTGAAGACATTAACCAACAACAGAGGGGTTATCAGCCTCAATTGAATTTGTCACTTGTTAACCATCCTGGCAAACAGCAAAATTTGAATAGTTATGCCATGACTAAG ACTTCACCATACGTTGCTCGACAATGCAATCATCAAGCTCCAAGTACTCAGCAATGGTCTCTTACTAAGCCAGTAGATGAACAGTTTCGCCAAAT AAGATTAAGTATTCCCCGTCCAAAGGAGGAAACTCTTTCCAGACATTCCGTTTTCGGCCCGAATGGGCTTAATGGGCAATGGCAACCTCCACCTAGTGATACAGGG GTGCGCTATCCAAGTAATATAGACTTTTCACCTGTTGAGATCCCAAG GACATTTGCTGATATTTCACGAGAAAGCAATGGCCAGAAGCCTGTGCATGATGGTACCTCAATAAAAAAGCATGATAACAACTTAGAATCTGAAGTATCAAAATTGAAACCATTGGACCTGGAAAGCAAAGATGACAAAAAAGATCAGGTTGAAGAACCTGATTCCTTGATTTCCTTTGAAACAATGGAAAGTCCTGTGCAAACGAAAATCATCAGACAGCCTTCTCCTCCTCCTGTTCTTGCTGAGATACAAGATTTGATCCCATCTACTTCACCTGCAGTTGTGGACAGGGATTGCGGACTGACTTCTAATGCTGATGGTGTCATCTGTGCTGAAGCTCCTCTGGAACTGCACATT TCAACTGCATTGATGGACAGTTTTATGAGGCTGGCTAAGTCAAATACGGACAAGAATTTGGAGACTTGTGGTGTTCTTGCTGGTTCACTT AAAAACCGAAGATTTAGTGTTACTGCTCTTATCATCCCGAAGCAAGAATCAACATCAGATTCG TGTCAAACaacaaatgaggaagaaatatTTGAAGTGCAGGATAAGCAATCTCTTTTCCCTTTAGGGTGGATTCAT ACGCATCCCACACAATCGTGTTTTATGTCATCGATAGATGTTCACACTCAATACTCTTATCAG ATCATGTTGCCCGAAGCTATTGCAATTGTGATGgcgccgaaagatggcttgag AACCCATGGCATATTCCGGTTAACAACTCCAGGTGGCATGAATGTCATAAGGCAATGCCCTAGACGTGGTTTTCATGCTCATGACCCTCCGTCTGATGGTAGCCCAATTTACAAGCAATGTACAGACGTTTATATGAATCCTAAGCAGAAGTTCGACGTAATCGATCTGCGATGA